CCGGCGGTGGTGGTCCTCGACGAGCCGACCGCGGCGCTGGACGCCGTGACCAAGCGGTTCGTGGCCGGGGTGATCCGCGGCCTGCGCGACCGGGGCAAGGCGATCCTGCTGATCACCCACGACCTGGAGGTGGCCCGTACCCTGGCCGACGAGGTAGCGGTGCTCTACCTGGGCCAGGTGGTCGAGACCCTGTCGGCCGCCGACCTGCTGTGCCGGCCGCGTCACCCCTACACCCTCGCCCTGGGCCGCTCCTATCCCGCCCTGGACGCGGTGCGGGACCTGGGGGGCATCCGGGGCGACGCCTTCTACCGCCTCGTCCACGCCCACGGCCGCAACGACGGGCCGCCCCACACCCACGGCAGCGCCCCCGGGATCACCCCGGAGCCTGGCCACGAGACCGGGCACGGGCCGGCCCAGGGCTGCCTGTTCGAGCCCCGCTGCACCCAGGCGCTGCCGGCGTGTGCCGAGCAGGAGGTGTTCCTGGTGCCGGCCGGCGCCCACGCCGTGCGCTGCCTACGGGGCGGGATCGCCGACCTTGTGGCGCTGGTCCAGGTGGGCAAGACCTACGGCCCGGTGACTGCCCTGGCGCCCCAGGATCTGACGCTACGCTGCGGCGAGGTCTTCTGCCTGGTGGGGGAGACCGGCTCGGGCAAGAGCACCCTGGCCCTGATCGCCGCCGGCGCCCTGCGGCCCGACGGCGGCTCCCGCTCCTTCGCCGGCCGCGATCTGGACGCCTGGCTGGCCACGGACCCCCGCGGCCTGGCCCGCCGGATCGGCGTCATCTATCAGAACCCCGGCCAGGCGGTGAGCCACCGCCTGAACGCCTTCGAGATCGTGGCCGAGCCCCTGCGCATCCAAGCTGGCCGGCGAGACCCGGAAGAGCTCCGCCGCCGGGTGGTGCAGGCCCTCGCCGAGGTGCACCTGCCTACCCGCCCCGAGTTCCTCGGGCGCTACCCCCACGAGCTCAATCAGGGCGCCCTCCAGCGCCTGTGCATCGCCCGCGCATTGATCACCGAGCCGGCGCTGGTGGTCGCCGACGAGCCCACCAGCGCCCTGGACCCCGGGGTCCAGGCCAAGGTCCTCAAACGGTTGCTGGACCTGCAGATCGAGAAGGGGTTGACCCTGCTCCTGGTGACCCACGACCTGGGCCTGGCCCGCAAGGTGAGCGACCGCATCGGCGTGATGGACCGCGGCCGGCTGGTGGAGATCGGCCCCGCCGCCCACGTTCTCGCGCACCCGGAGCACCCCTGCACCCGGCAGTTGCTGGCCAGCGCCGGGGCGTGACACCGAGAACCACGGGGGTTGGCTCAC
The DNA window shown above is from Thermodesulfobacteriota bacterium and carries:
- a CDS encoding ABC transporter ATP-binding protein, with translation MMKLSRWSVAYRDGDHDLLALDRVDLSLEPGRIVALVGESGSGKTTLARSLLGLLPPNARVTGSLGLGARALGGLPEADWRGLRWTQVSLVFQHGAASLNPLHAVIDQVAEPLVEHLGLGRREAAHRAGAALQALGLDLSLARRFPHELSGGQVQRALLAMALILDPAVVVLDEPTAALDAVTKRFVAGVIRGLRDRGKAILLITHDLEVARTLADEVAVLYLGQVVETLSAADLLCRPRHPYTLALGRSYPALDAVRDLGGIRGDAFYRLVHAHGRNDGPPHTHGSAPGITPEPGHETGHGPAQGCLFEPRCTQALPACAEQEVFLVPAGAHAVRCLRGGIADLVALVQVGKTYGPVTALAPQDLTLRCGEVFCLVGETGSGKSTLALIAAGALRPDGGSRSFAGRDLDAWLATDPRGLARRIGVIYQNPGQAVSHRLNAFEIVAEPLRIQAGRRDPEELRRRVVQALAEVHLPTRPEFLGRYPHELNQGALQRLCIARALITEPALVVADEPTSALDPGVQAKVLKRLLDLQIEKGLTLLLVTHDLGLARKVSDRIGVMDRGRLVEIGPAAHVLAHPEHPCTRQLLASAGA